The following are encoded in a window of Pecten maximus chromosome 17, xPecMax1.1, whole genome shotgun sequence genomic DNA:
- the LOC117315011 gene encoding 5-hydroxytryptamine receptor 1F-like produces the protein MLNISGDTPVPSSDISGNRIFSEWKIVFLSVVLMMTIMTFIGNIFVITSVRLERRLQTPTNYLTLSLAVTDLLVSVLVMPLSLINVISHNIVLIPFVCHVWIILDVSLCTVSIFHLLVIAVDRYRSVTNINYRCRRSTRKIFVMVGICWSVGLVIAIPLVVGVFDPKYDPSITGQCLIDQSVVYTLFSTIFAFYIPAFAMVTIYYNIYKIAKSSIRKTYFKKLLIKEDKQIRRSSAPEFRKSSKRRHRTSFANFRYHFGRSHESFESSRSHSSACETVSSCVHVNRSNLPNSDLSQVHNRRCLSRTSLDSSKIPSSSIKSNSLRSPCSIDSCDTDSGYTDCHSSVDGNRENIDVHQPDTSENITDYEDQIVCSSSKLGNPRSTERRCACMNDRRENSSFSCSGFYNHRESADCSDTSFSDHVIDTIHSRASIDGRCISFSNSSFVSSSKSSRKSATTLEIKNKQISKIDDENKPQTINHSPLHVRRGANSVDKESMQIFTIGNDDNLENNSTICSVRRGNVLNLSEEKKRHESKRERRAARTLGIITGTFIICWLPFFIVALISPLINSKVNVPESVQNFVLWLGYLNCLLNPIIYTVFNPEFRKAFRKLLFCRYCKTRRIN, from the coding sequence ATGCTGAACATTTCTGGAGATACACCCGTACCATCATCGGACATTTCCGGTAACCGGATATTCTCAGAATGGAAGATTGTGTTTCTCTCGGTCGTTCTTATGATGACTATTATGACGTTTATTGGAAACATATTTGTTATTACGTCCGTTCGACTTGAGCGTCGGCTTCAAACTCCGACCAACTATTTGACACTGTCCCTAGCAGTTACCGACCTTCTAGTATCGGTCCTTGTTATGCCATTAAGTCTCATTAATGTGATAAGCCACAACATTGTTCTTATTCCGTTCGTCTGTCACGTGTGGATAATCCTTGATGTCAGTCTTTGTACCGTGTCCATATTCCACCTGCTGGTGATCGCTGTCGACCGATACCGATCAGTGACTAATATCAATTATCGATGTAGAAGATCTACTCGTAAGATTTTTGTTATGGTAGGTATTTGCTGGAGTGTGGGTCTGGTGATAGCCATCCCACTTGTGGTTGGAGTTTTTGACCCTAAATATGACCCCAGCATCACAGGTCAATGTTTGATTGACCAAAGTGTCgtttatacattattttcaacaatatttGCTTTTTACATTCCAGCTTTTGCTATGGTTACCATTTActataatatctataaaattGCTAAATCGAGCATcagaaaaacatatttcaaaaaacTTCTTATAAAGGAGGATAAACAAATTCGTAGAAGTAGTGCACCCGAGTTCCGAAAGTCCAGTAAAAGACGACATCGGACGAGTTTCGCCAATTTTCGATATCATTTTGGTCGCTCTCATGAAAGTTTCGAAAGCTCCCGATCCCACTCAAGTGCTTGTGAAACGGTCAGCTCATGTGTCCACGTAAATCGTTCCAATCTTCCAAATTCTGACTTATCACAAGTTCATAACCGGAGATGCCTTTCACGGACAAGTCTAGACAGTTCTAAAATCCCCTCGTCTTCGATAAAATCTAACAGTCTAAGATCGCCATGCAGTATCGATAgttgtgatacagacagtgGATATACAGACTGCCATTCTAGTGTTGATGGTAATCGTGAAAACATTGACGTTCATCAGCCAGATACCAGTGAAAACATCACCGATTACGAAGATCAAATTGTCTGTTCTTCATCTAAGCTTGGCAATCCTCGAAGTACTGAAAGGCGTTGCGCTTGCATGAATGATCGTCGTGAAAACTCGAGCTTTTCTTGTTCTGGTTTCTACAATCATCGGGAGAGTGCCGACTGTTCTGACACTAGTTTCTCTGATCACGTTATTGATACCATTCATTCCCGTGCCAGTATTGACGGTCGCTGTATTAGTTTTAGCAACTCTAGTTTCGTATCGAGTAGTAAATCATCAAGAAAATCAGCAACAACACtggaaatcaaaaataaacaaatctctaAAATTGATGACGAAAACAAACCTCAAACCATAAACCACTCCCCACTGCATGTGAGGAGAGGAGCTAATTCGGTGGATAAAGAGAGTATGCAAATATTTACTATTGGAAACGATGACAATTTAGAAAATAACTCAACAATATGTTCAGTCCGTCGTGGTAACGTTCTAAACTTATCCGAAGAGAAAAAAAGGCATGAATCGAAGAGGGAGAGACGAGCTGCACGAACTCTCGGAATCATCACGGGGACATTCATCATATGTTGGCTACCATTTTTCATCGTTGCTTTGATATCACCATTGATTAACAGCAAGGTCAATGTTCCGGAATCTGTTCAGAATTTCGTTCTTTGGCTTGGCTATCTAAACTGTCTTCTTAATCCCATTATATATACCGTGTTTAATCCTGAGTTCAGAAAAGCCTTCAGAAAATTATTATTCTGCAGGTATTGCAAAACCCGCAGAATAAATTAG